One genomic region from Harpia harpyja isolate bHarHar1 chromosome 1, bHarHar1 primary haplotype, whole genome shotgun sequence encodes:
- the SAMD10 gene encoding sterile alpha motif domain-containing protein 10 isoform X2, translating to MSCGQPKDMEAAAAHFSFCRSLLEHTVSAENLSYRLQRNPGSSLTWHDGRSQRADGGRTVKLLRQPGTEGSQGRACDHYGIYHTSPTLGSLAKPVVLWTQQDVCKWLKKHCPHNYLIYVEAFSHHAITGRALLRLNGEKLQRMGIAHEAQRQEVLQQVLQLQVREEVRNLQLLSQDCTNTVNRAPLGWTVHRRYET from the exons ATGAGCTGCGGCCAGCCCAAGGACATGGAAG ccgccgccgctcaCTTCAGCTTCTGCCGCAGCCTCCTGGAGCACACGGTCTCGGCCGAAAACCTCAGCTACCGCCTGCAGAGGAACCCGGGCAGCAGCCTCACCTGGCACGACGGCCGGAGCCAGCGGGCCGACGGCGGCCGGACCGTCAAGCTCCTGCGGCAGCCAGGGACCGAGGGCTCGCAG GGCCGTGCCTGTGACCACTATGGCATCTACCACACCAGCCCCACGCTGGGCAGCCTGGCCAAGCCAGTGGTGCTCTGGACCCAGCAGGATGTGTGCAAATGGCTGAAGAAGCACTGCCCGCATAACTATCTCATCTACGTCGAGGCGTTCTCCCACCACGCCATCACAG GTCgggcgctgctgcggctgaacgGGGAGAAGCTGCAGCGCATGGGCATCGCTCATGAAGCGCAGCGGCAGGAGGTCctgcagcaggtcctgcagctCCAGGTGCGCGAGGAGGTCCGAAACCTGCAGCTGCTCAGCCAAG ATTGCACCAACACTGTGAACCGAGCACCTCTGGGATGGACTGTGCACCGCCGATACGAGACCTGA
- the SAMD10 gene encoding sterile alpha motif domain-containing protein 10 isoform X1 has translation MQQGRPSLCCVSTIRSSQGPPEPAAAAHFSFCRSLLEHTVSAENLSYRLQRNPGSSLTWHDGRSQRADGGRTVKLLRQPGTEGSQGRACDHYGIYHTSPTLGSLAKPVVLWTQQDVCKWLKKHCPHNYLIYVEAFSHHAITGRALLRLNGEKLQRMGIAHEAQRQEVLQQVLQLQVREEVRNLQLLSQDCTNTVNRAPLGWTVHRRYET, from the exons ATGCAGCAGGGCCGGCCATCCCTCTGCTGCGTCTCCACCATCCGCAGCTCTCAGGGACCACCCGAGCCAG ccgccgccgctcaCTTCAGCTTCTGCCGCAGCCTCCTGGAGCACACGGTCTCGGCCGAAAACCTCAGCTACCGCCTGCAGAGGAACCCGGGCAGCAGCCTCACCTGGCACGACGGCCGGAGCCAGCGGGCCGACGGCGGCCGGACCGTCAAGCTCCTGCGGCAGCCAGGGACCGAGGGCTCGCAG GGCCGTGCCTGTGACCACTATGGCATCTACCACACCAGCCCCACGCTGGGCAGCCTGGCCAAGCCAGTGGTGCTCTGGACCCAGCAGGATGTGTGCAAATGGCTGAAGAAGCACTGCCCGCATAACTATCTCATCTACGTCGAGGCGTTCTCCCACCACGCCATCACAG GTCgggcgctgctgcggctgaacgGGGAGAAGCTGCAGCGCATGGGCATCGCTCATGAAGCGCAGCGGCAGGAGGTCctgcagcaggtcctgcagctCCAGGTGCGCGAGGAGGTCCGAAACCTGCAGCTGCTCAGCCAAG ATTGCACCAACACTGTGAACCGAGCACCTCTGGGATGGACTGTGCACCGCCGATACGAGACCTGA
- the SAMD10 gene encoding sterile alpha motif domain-containing protein 10 isoform X3, producing the protein MQQGRPSLCCVSTIRSSQGPPEPAAAAHFSFCRSLLEHTVSAENLSYRLQRNPGSSLTWHDGRSQRADGGRTVKLLRQPGTEGSQGRACDHYGIYHTSPTLGSLAKPVVLWTQQDVCKWLKKHCPHNYLIYVEAFSHHAITGRALLRLNGEKLQRMGIAHEAQRQEVLQQVLQLQVREEVRNLQLLSQASFGNVS; encoded by the exons ATGCAGCAGGGCCGGCCATCCCTCTGCTGCGTCTCCACCATCCGCAGCTCTCAGGGACCACCCGAGCCAG ccgccgccgctcaCTTCAGCTTCTGCCGCAGCCTCCTGGAGCACACGGTCTCGGCCGAAAACCTCAGCTACCGCCTGCAGAGGAACCCGGGCAGCAGCCTCACCTGGCACGACGGCCGGAGCCAGCGGGCCGACGGCGGCCGGACCGTCAAGCTCCTGCGGCAGCCAGGGACCGAGGGCTCGCAG GGCCGTGCCTGTGACCACTATGGCATCTACCACACCAGCCCCACGCTGGGCAGCCTGGCCAAGCCAGTGGTGCTCTGGACCCAGCAGGATGTGTGCAAATGGCTGAAGAAGCACTGCCCGCATAACTATCTCATCTACGTCGAGGCGTTCTCCCACCACGCCATCACAG GTCgggcgctgctgcggctgaacgGGGAGAAGCTGCAGCGCATGGGCATCGCTCATGAAGCGCAGCGGCAGGAGGTCctgcagcaggtcctgcagctCCAGGTGCGCGAGGAGGTCCGAAACCTGCAGCTGCTCAGCCAAG CTTCTTTTGGAAATGTCTCCTAG